A stretch of the Oncorhynchus clarkii lewisi isolate Uvic-CL-2024 chromosome 9, UVic_Ocla_1.0, whole genome shotgun sequence genome encodes the following:
- the LOC139416894 gene encoding tensin-2-like isoform X3 — protein sequence MERVMERHYDFDLTYITEGIISVFFPPLLDEQRYRLNLKEVTAMLRSKHQDKFLLFNLSERHHDITRMNPKVLDFGWPDFHAPPLDKICAMCKAMETWLTSDPQHVVVLHCKGNKGKTGVIIAAYMHYSKISAGADQALSTLAMRKFCEDKVSSSLQPSQNRYIYYFGGLLSGAIKMNSSLLLLHQVLIPTLPNFQGKGGYFPFLKIYQSMQLVYTSGIYDLKGSVGRRLCVTIEPALLLKGDIMVKCYHRRAQGAERDTVFRLQFHTCTIHGAQLWFGKGELDEACTDERFPSDATVEFVFSSGPEKMKGREYQRNDPAVTVDYNTADPVVRWDSYENFNQRYQDSLDDIAHTRGPVDGSLYAQIKKRLSAPGSGSLTSTNGSPAGTSEERPSQSQLLSPSSDSLTHSGHSSALPERPEESRGLPPPTRQEREDLDRLLGGIEGERDGLDRERETAILDDGDLSSEHTSTLRLDRSCSCRVGYHSQRCAEPGCDRLHLMSSGYYRDRAPGTNGHPGSPPLTNPATVPSHMDLCQHYSPHPHPHQALPPPDLVWNRQQGPPHYLHREGPSRHPSLCPYPSQDLTSHLHTLQPGRLLCRSDDYGPYHHPPSHTHHHPHHPKSSGSYQDMLLLDGMPPPGCPCRDCLIRREDSAFHGLRLERGESFHWDREAELKHREAGLRRVRESELPRGAEMHWEREAGGLRRGREVSLHWERDREAELQWERERKADYWHRRAYRLQDHELPAFTFDPLPSGHPAYPEASRSHGHAHLDLKYSSSSSSGYQTPHQVCLCSHYQPSPSESRGYASGYQSESTSPQPPPSTLSGPCSHTRGPADHHPEAHTQQYPSESQTDGRGMSENVSWRDHISQGSFKRMHPSRDVRCSTPSDLSRPPTPVLTSSPLCTQESLSLGVHSLVGSTDIVNSDCESVQSQDRPRSAAAQRLQVNQQHIPDPLQSTSVTPTPSPTQPNSHWTRLTATQPPSPYQPQNHSATSSPYQPQNHSATSSPYQPQNHSATSSPYQSQNHSATSSPHQPQNHSATPSPHQPQNHSATTSPHQPQNHSATTSPHQPQNHSATSSPYQPQNHSATSSPHQPQNHSATSSPYQPQNHSATSSPHQPQNHSATSSPHQPQNHSATSSPHQPQNHSATSSPHQPQNHSATSSPYQPQNHSATSSPHQPQNHSATPSPHQPQNHSATSSPHQPQNYSATSSPHQPQNHSTTSSPHQPQNHSATSSPHQPQNHSATSSPHQPQNHSATSSPHQPQNHSATSSPHQPQNHSATSSPHQPQNHSATSSPHQPQNHSATSSPHQPQNHSATSSPHQPQNHSATSSPHQPQNYIATSSPSTTTSQPSNHCHHATPTQTPTEKASLTGPKTIHPTETAVLPPVAQPQFQSPNPVPGACPLRKLTTEVPKSSSTLTSAPSSPQPPISSLEGSHSSEPPVPGFATLGRRLMLVTEPPGPLQHYPGMEGSTSGHSPAPEVHTTPTFPISATGCYPPSDPHVPYLSYTAVTIPQCPLPEKQGQSAQPGSPNCGLRTLRPTPSQHHVTFSPTVGEMAPPAGQGEGMLSLESEMAGRVSVTFVQDNSRFWYKPGISRDQAIAALKEREPGAFLIRDSNSFQGAYGLALKVATPPANLNNPSSRVVDPLEQLVRHFLIETGPRGVKIKGCQNEPHFGSLSALVYQHSITPISLPCSLRIPEKDPIGEMQELQSTASNMSTASDLLKQGAACNVLYLNSVETESLTGPQAISRATGATLAQNPRPAATVVHFKVSSQGITLTDSQRRVFFRRHYPVNSVTFSSIDPQDRRWTNSDSTTSKVFGFVAKKPGSMAENVCHLFAELDPEQPASAIVNFINKVMLGPQRR from the exons ATGGAGAGAGTCATGGAGCGTCATTATGACTTTGACCTGACCTACATCACCGAGGGGATCATCTCTGTGTTCTTCCCCCCTCTGCTGGACGAGCAGCGCTACCGTCTCAACCTCAAGGAGGTGACCGCCATGCTCAGGTCCAAGCACCAGGACAAGTTCCTG CTCTTCAACCTCTCTGAACGACACCATGACATCACCCGCATGAATCCAAAG GTCCTTGACTTCGGCTGGCCTGACTTCCATGCCCCTCCCCTGGACAAGATCTGTGCCATGTGTAAGGCCATGGAGACGTGGCTGACCTCCGACCCCCAGCATGTGGTGGTCCTGCACTGCAAG GGCAACAAGGGCAAAACAGGAGTGATTATTGCAGCCTACATGCACTACAGCAAGATCTCTGCAGG GGCAGACCAGGCCCTCAGCACCCTGGCCATGAGGAAGTTCTGCGAGGATAAGGTATCTTCCTCCCTCCAACCGTCCCAAAACAG gtataTCTACTACTTTGGGGGGCTCCTCTCTGGGGCGATCAAGATGAACAGCAGTCTGCTACTCCTCCACCAGGTCCTCATCCCCACGCTTCCTAACTTCCAGGGCAAAGGAG GTTACTTCCCCTTCCTGAAGATCTACCAGTCCATGCAGCTGGTCTATACATCAGGGATATA TGACTTGAAGGGTTCTGTAGGCAGAAGACTGTGTGTGACCATTGAGCCTGCACTGCTGCTGAAGGGAGACATCATG GTGAAGTGTTACCACAGACGGGCACAGGGTGCAGAGAGGGACACAGTGTTCAGACTGCAGTTCCACACCTGCACCATCCACGGGGCACAGCTATGGTTCGGCAAGGGGGAGTTGGATGAGGCCTGTACTG ATGAACGATTTCCCTCGGATGCCACTGTGGAGTTTGTCTTCTCCTCTGGACCAGAGAAAATGAAAG GGCGTGAGTACCAGAGAAATGACCCTGCTGTCACAGTGGACTACAACACAGCTGACCCAGTGGTGCGCTGGGACTCCTATGAGAACTTCAACCAGCGCTATCAAGACAGCCTCGATG acATAGCCCACACCAGGGGTCCAGTGGACGGAAGTCTGTACGCCCAGATAAAGAAGCGTCTCTCAGCCCCAGGCTCTGGCTCCCTGACCTCCACCAATGGCAGTCCAGCAGGCACCAGCGAGGAGAGGCCCAGTCAGAGCCAGCTGCTCTCTCCCAGCTctgactctctcactcactccggCCACTCGTCTGCCCTCCCAGAGCGTCCAGAGGAGTCCCGAGGGCTCCCGCCACCCACccggcaggagagagaggacctGGACCGACTGCTGGGGGGCATCGAGGGGGAGAGGGACggcctggacagagagagggagactgccATCCTGGACGATGGGGACTTGTCGTCTGAGCATACAAGCACCCTGAGGCTCGACCGCTCCTGTTCTTGCCGGGTGGGCTACCACTCCCAGCGCTGTGCCGAGCCCGGCTGTGACCGACTCCACCTCATGTCCAGCGGCTACTACCGGGACAGAGCTCCGGGCACCAATGGCCACCCTGGGTCACCGCCCTTGACTAACCCTGCCACCGTCCCCTCACATATGGACCTGTGTCAGCACTACAGCCCACACCCTCACCCCCATCAGGCCCTGCCTCCCCCTGACCTGGTATGGAACCGCCAACAGGGCCCTCCACACTACCTGCACCGTGAGGGACCCTCTCGTCACCCCTCTCTGTGCCCCTATCCATCCCAGgacctgacctctcacctccacACCCTTCAACCCGGGCGCCTGCTCTGTAGAAGTGATGACTATGGTCCGTACCACCACCCTCCCTCACATACCCACCATCACCCTCACCACCCCAAGTCCTCCGGGTCCTACCAAGATATGCTGCTGCTGGACGGCATGCCGCCCCCTGGCTGCCCCTGCCGGGACTGCCTCATCAGGAGGGAGGATTCAGCCTTCCACGGCCTGCGGCTGGAGCGAGGAGAGAGCTTCCACTGGGACAGAGAGGCAGAACTGAAGCATCGGGAAGCAGGGCTAAGGAGAGTAAGGGAGTCTGAGCTGCCTAGAGGGGCAGAGATGCActgggagagggaggcagggggacTGAGAAGAGGCAGGGAGGTGTCACTGCattgggagagagacagggaggcagagctccaatgggagagggagagaaaggccgACTATTGGCACCGGAGGGCCTACAGGCTTCAGGACCACGAGTTACCTGCCTTCACCTTTGACCCTCTGCCGTCTGGCCACCCTGCGTACCCAGAGGCGTCTCGCTCCCACGGCCACGCCCACCTGGACCTGaagtacagcagcagcagcagcagtggctacCAGACCCCGCACCAGGTCTGCCTCTGCTCCCACTACCAGCCCTCCCCCTCTGAGAGCAGGGGTTATGCCTCAGGTTACCAGTCTGAGTCCACCTCCCCTcagccccctccctccaccctgtcAGGCCCCTGCAGCCACACCAGAGGGCCAGCAGACCACCACCCCGAAGCTCACACTCAGCAGTACCCATCTGAGAGCCAGACAG ATGGAAGGGGGATGAGTGAGAACGTGAGTTGGCGGGACCACATCTCCCAGGGTTCCTTCAAGAGGATGCATCCTTCAAGAGATGTCCGGTGTTCCACGCCCTCTGACCTCTCTAGGCCGCCCACCCCTGTTCTCACCAGCAGCCCTCTGTGCACACAAGAAAG CCTCAGTCTAGGTGTGCACTCACTAGTTGGATCGACTGACATAGTCAACAGTGACTGTGAGTCTGTCCAGTCTCAGGATAGGCCCCGCAGTGCTGCTGCTCAGAGGTTGCAGGTCAACCAGCAACACATCCCTGACCCTTTACAGTCTACATCCGTGACACCCACACCTTCCCCCACCCAACCCAACAGCcactggaccagactgacagcaaCACAACCACCCTCACCTTACCAGCCCCAGAACCACAGTGCTACATCTTCACCCTACCAGCCCCAGAACCACAGTGCTACATCTTCACCCTACCAGCCCCAGAACCACAGCGCTACATCTTCACCCTACCAGTCCCAGAACCACAGTGCTACATCTTCACCCCACCAGCCCCAGAACCACAGTGCTACACCTTCACCCCACCAGCCCCAGAACCACAGTGCTACAACTTCACCCCACCAGCCCCAGAACCACAGTGCTACAACTTCACCCCACCAGCCCCAGAACCACAGTGCTACATCTTCACCCTACCAGCCCCAGAACCACAGTGCTACATCTTCACCCCACCAGCCCCAGAACCACAGTGCTACATCTTCACCCTACCAGCCCCAGAACCACAGTGCTACATCTTCACCCCACCAGCCCCAGAACCACAGTGCTACATCTTCACCCCACCAGCCCCAGAACCACAGCGCTACATCTTCACCCCACCAGCCCCAGAACCACAGCGCTACATCTTCACCCCACCAGCCCCAGAACCACAGTGCTACATCTTCACCCTACCAGCCCCAGAACCACAGTGCTACATCTTCACCCCACCAGCCCCAGAACCACAGTGCTACACCTTCACCCCACCAGCCCCAGAACCACAGTGCTACATCTTCACCCCACCAGCCCCAGAACTACAGCGCTACATCTTCTCCCCACCAGCCCCAGAACCACAGTACTACATCTTCACCCCACCAGCCCCAGAACCACAGTGCTACATCTTCACCCCACCAGCCCCAGAACCACAGTGCTACATCTTCACCCCACCAGCCCCAGAACCACAGTGCTACATCTTCACCCCACCAGCCCCAGAACCACAGTGCTACATCTTCACCCCACCAGCCCCAGAACCACAGCGCTACATCTTCACCCCACCAGCCCCAGAACCACAGCGCTACATCTTCACCCCACCAGCCCCAGAACCACAGCGCTACATCTTCTCCCCACCAGCCCCAGAACCACAGTGCTACATCTTCACCCCACCAGCCCCAGAACCACAGTGCTACATCTTCACCCCACCAGCCCCAGAACTACATTGCTACATCTTCACCCTCAACTACAACCAGCCAGCCCAGCAACCACTGCCACCATGCTACGCCCACTCAGACACCCACTGAGAAAGCTAGCCTAACTGGTCCAAAGACCATCCATCCTACAGAGACTGCTGTACTGCCTCCTGTTGCCCAGCCCCAGTTCCAGTCCCCCAACCCTGTACCTGGAGCATGTCCACTCAGGAAACTGACCACAGAGGTCCCTAAATCCAGCTCCACCCTCACCTCGGCCCCTTCCTCCCCCCAGCCTCCCATCAGCAGTCTGGAGGGGTCCCACTCCTCAGAGCCTCCTGTTCCCGGCTTCGCCACCCTGGGCCGGAGGTTGATGCTGGTCACTGAGCCCCCAGGACCCCTGCAGCACTACCCTGGCATGGAGGGCAGCACCAGCGGGCACTCTCCAGCCCCTGAGGTACACACCACCCCCACATTCCCCATCTCTGCCACCGGCTGCTATCCCCCATCAGACCCACATGTGCCATACTTGAGCTACACTGCTGTCACCATCCCCCAGTGCCCACTCCCAGAGAAACAGGGTCAGTCTGCACAGCCAGGGTCGCCTAATTGCGGGTTGAGGACCCTGAGGCCAACCCCCTCACAGCACCATGTCACCTTCTCTCCAACGGTGGGGGAGATGGCGCCCCCTGCAGGCCAAGGAGAGGGAATGCTATCTCTGGAGAGTGAGATGGCAGGCAGAGTCAGTGTTACGTTTGTCCAGGACAACTCACGCTTCTGGTACAAGCCTGGCATCTCCAGGGACCAAG CCATAGCTGCGCTGAAGGAGAGAGAACCAGGGGCCTTTCTTATCCGGGACAGCAACTCCTTCCAGGGAGCCTATGGCCTGGCGCTGAAAGTGGCCACCCCGCCCGCTAACCTCAACAACCCCAGCAGCAGAG tggtcgaTCCATTGGAGCAGCTGGTGCGACACTTCCTGATTGAGACGGGCCCCCGTGGAGTGAAGATCAAAGGGTGTCAGAATGAGCCCCACTTTG GGAGTTTGTCTGCGTTAGTATaccagcactccatcactcccatCTCTTTGCCCTGTTCCCTACGGATCCCAGAGAAAG ATCCCATTGGAGAAATGCAAGAGCTGCAGTCGACTGCTAGTAACATGAGCACAGCTTCAGACCTGCTCAAACAGGGTGCAG cCTGTAATGTGCTTTACCTGAACTCTGTGGAGACTGAGTCACTGACCGGACCCCAGGCCATCTCCAGAGCAACCGGAGCCACCCTGGCACAGAACCCCCGGCCAGCGGCCACAGTGGTCCACTTCAAAGTGTCCTCACAGGGCATCACACTGACCGACAGCCAACGCAG GGTGTTCTTCAGGAGACACTACCCAGTCAATAGTGTGACCTTCAGCAGCATCGACCCCCAGGACAGGAG GTGGACTAACTCAGACAGCACAACTTCTAA GGTGTTTGGGTTTGTAGCCAAGAAGCCAGGCAGCATGGCAGAGAATGTGTGTCATCTGTTTGCCGAGCTCGACCCGGAGCAGCCTGCCTCAGCCATCGTCAACTTCATCAACAAGGTGATGTTAGGGCCGCAgcgcaggtag